A part of Thermotoga petrophila RKU-1 genomic DNA contains:
- a CDS encoding 2-phosphosulfolactate phosphatase family protein: MVDVVMAPCSPVECRTAVVIDVLRATSTIVTALSNGASGVIPVKTIEEALKKRKEGVLICGERNAQKPKGFDLGNSPLEYRKEKISGKTIVLTTTNGTQVIERIRSEEIIAASFLNLSAVVEYLKSKEDILLVCAGTNGRFSLEDFLLAGAVVKRLKRNDLGDGARAAERYFESVENTREEIKKHSSHAKRLISLGFEKDVEFCTTEDLFKTVPTLVNGVFILKEFP; the protein is encoded by the coding sequence ATGGTAGACGTTGTAATGGCACCATGCTCACCTGTGGAGTGTAGAACGGCGGTTGTGATAGATGTTCTGAGGGCAACTAGCACCATTGTGACCGCTCTTTCGAACGGTGCTTCCGGTGTGATACCCGTGAAAACCATCGAAGAGGCTCTGAAGAAGAGAAAAGAAGGTGTTCTGATCTGTGGAGAGAGAAACGCACAAAAACCAAAAGGATTCGACCTTGGAAATTCCCCTCTAGAATACAGGAAGGAAAAGATATCAGGAAAAACCATCGTTCTCACGACCACAAACGGCACTCAGGTGATAGAGAGAATCAGAAGTGAAGAGATAATAGCGGCTTCTTTTTTGAATTTGTCAGCGGTCGTTGAGTATTTGAAAAGCAAAGAAGACATACTGCTCGTGTGTGCTGGAACGAACGGCAGATTCTCCCTGGAAGATTTTCTACTCGCTGGCGCGGTAGTGAAGAGGCTAAAGCGAAACGATCTTGGGGACGGCGCTCGCGCGGCGGAGAGGTATTTTGAGTCTGTGGAAAACACAAGGGAGGAGATCAAAAAACACTCCTCCCACGCGAAAAGGCTGATTTCCCTTGGGTTCGAAAAAGATGTTGAATTCTGCACGACTGAGGATCTTTTCAAGACAGTACCTACCCTCGTGAACGGTGTGTTCATTCTGAAAGAATTTCCGTGA
- a CDS encoding biotin transporter BioY, with protein sequence MKQLVKAGIFTALIVVGAWISIPLGPVPFTLQVFFVFLSAYVLGKKYGTLAVATYVLLGAMGLPVFANFKGGAQVLVGPTGGYLFGFILGAFVIGLLAEKKESFAWYLASGVAGLCIIYALGVFVLNFYVHDIRKAISVGFVPFVWFDLIKLVVAALIALRLKKLEVER encoded by the coding sequence ATGAAACAGCTCGTAAAGGCAGGGATTTTCACAGCTCTCATCGTGGTGGGGGCATGGATCTCGATCCCTCTGGGGCCTGTTCCCTTTACCCTTCAGGTGTTCTTCGTCTTTCTTTCAGCATACGTTCTGGGAAAGAAATACGGAACTCTTGCAGTCGCAACGTACGTTCTGCTTGGAGCCATGGGACTTCCCGTCTTTGCGAATTTCAAAGGTGGTGCGCAGGTCCTTGTGGGGCCAACTGGTGGGTACCTCTTCGGATTCATCCTCGGAGCGTTCGTGATCGGCCTTCTGGCTGAAAAGAAGGAAAGTTTCGCCTGGTATCTCGCTTCCGGAGTAGCGGGGCTCTGCATCATCTATGCGCTCGGTGTCTTTGTATTGAACTTCTACGTTCACGACATCAGGAAGGCAATTTCCGTGGGATTCGTTCCCTTCGTCTGGTTCGATCTGATAAAACTGGTCGTTGCTGCCTTGATAGCGCTGAGGCTCAAGAAACTGGAGGTGGAACGGTGA
- the fabK gene encoding enoyl-[acyl-carrier-protein] reductase FabK: MTVRTRVTDLLEIEHPILMGGMAWAGTPTLAAAVSEAGGLGIIGSGAMKPDDLRKAISELKQKTDKPFGVNIILVSPWADDLVKVCIEEKVPVVTFGAGNPTKYIRELKENGTKVIPVVASDSLAKMVERAGADAVIAEGMESGGHIGEVTTFVLVNKVSRSVNIPVIAAGGIADGRGMAAAFALGAEAVQMGTRFVASVESDVHPVYKEKIVKASIRDTVVTGAKLGHPARVLRTPFARKIQEMEFENPMQAEEMLVGSLRRAVVEGDLERGSFMVGQSAGLIDEIKPVKQIIEDILKEFKETVEKLRGYIGG; encoded by the coding sequence ATGACCGTGAGAACAAGAGTGACAGATCTTCTGGAAATAGAGCATCCAATCCTCATGGGTGGAATGGCCTGGGCGGGAACTCCCACCCTCGCAGCAGCGGTATCGGAAGCAGGAGGACTTGGAATCATCGGATCCGGAGCCATGAAACCGGACGACCTGAGGAAAGCGATCTCCGAGCTCAAACAGAAGACGGACAAACCTTTCGGTGTGAACATAATCCTCGTGTCTCCGTGGGCAGACGATCTCGTCAAGGTGTGCATAGAAGAGAAAGTACCCGTCGTCACGTTCGGTGCGGGAAACCCAACGAAGTACATAAGGGAACTCAAGGAAAACGGAACAAAGGTGATACCCGTTGTCGCTTCCGACTCTCTGGCAAAGATGGTGGAAAGAGCGGGAGCGGATGCGGTGATAGCGGAAGGGATGGAGTCCGGTGGACACATAGGTGAAGTCACAACCTTCGTTCTCGTCAACAAAGTCTCCAGGAGTGTGAACATCCCCGTGATCGCAGCGGGAGGCATCGCCGACGGAAGAGGTATGGCAGCAGCCTTCGCACTCGGAGCGGAAGCCGTTCAGATGGGAACCAGGTTTGTGGCGAGTGTAGAAAGCGACGTGCACCCGGTTTACAAAGAAAAGATCGTCAAGGCCTCCATAAGAGACACCGTTGTGACGGGAGCCAAACTTGGACACCCCGCGCGCGTTCTCAGAACTCCCTTTGCGAGGAAGATCCAGGAGATGGAGTTTGAAAACCCCATGCAGGCTGAAGAAATGCTGGTGGGAAGTCTCAGAAGAGCGGTTGTTGAAGGCGATCTGGAGAGAGGATCCTTCATGGTAGGACAGAGCGCCGGTTTGATCGATGAGATAAAACCGGTGAAGCAGATCATAGAGGATATCCTGAAGGAGTTCAAAGAAACGGTGGAGAAGCTGAGGGGGTACATTGGAGGATGA
- the fabD gene encoding ACP S-malonyltransferase, giving the protein MKAFVFPGQGSQYSGMAKDFSVYESSKEIFERAKKVLGFDITEIMNGDEETLKLTENAQPSIYITSYIAFLELEKRGILPDVVAGHSLGEYTALAVAGVYDFETGLYLVRKRGEYMSKALEPGKGTMAAVIGLNIENIEEVVNSIEGVYIANYNSHDQVVISGLKESVEKAMEILKDKGARRVVELMVSSPFHTPFLEYAREKMKEEVEKVDFKKPRWPIVMNSTAKPTENPEEIKRNIIEQITGPVLWKQSVDTMKEMGVTEFIEVGPKTVLKNLCRRMGANAKHFTEILSE; this is encoded by the coding sequence GTGAAAGCGTTTGTCTTTCCCGGACAGGGATCGCAGTACTCTGGAATGGCGAAGGACTTTTCCGTTTACGAGTCTTCGAAAGAAATATTCGAAAGAGCGAAAAAGGTACTGGGCTTTGATATCACGGAGATCATGAACGGTGACGAAGAAACACTGAAACTCACAGAGAACGCCCAGCCTTCGATCTACATAACGAGTTACATCGCTTTTCTCGAATTGGAAAAGAGAGGTATCCTGCCCGATGTTGTGGCAGGACACAGCCTCGGAGAGTACACCGCCCTGGCAGTGGCAGGGGTCTACGATTTCGAGACGGGGCTTTATCTTGTGAGAAAAAGGGGAGAGTACATGTCGAAGGCACTGGAACCGGGAAAAGGAACGATGGCCGCTGTCATAGGACTCAACATTGAAAACATAGAGGAAGTGGTGAACTCTATCGAAGGAGTTTACATAGCAAACTACAACTCCCACGATCAGGTTGTGATCAGTGGGTTGAAGGAATCGGTGGAAAAGGCAATGGAGATTCTCAAAGATAAGGGGGCCCGTCGCGTCGTGGAACTCATGGTTTCAAGCCCGTTTCACACACCGTTTCTGGAGTACGCCAGGGAGAAAATGAAGGAAGAAGTGGAGAAGGTGGACTTCAAAAAGCCGAGATGGCCCATCGTTATGAACTCGACAGCAAAACCAACGGAAAATCCTGAAGAGATAAAGAGAAACATAATCGAACAGATCACAGGGCCGGTTCTGTGGAAACAGTCGGTTGACACCATGAAGGAAATGGGAGTAACCGAGTTCATTGAAGTTGGTCCAAAGACCGTTTTGAAAAACCTGTGTAGAAGAATGGGAGCGAACGCAAAGCACTTCACGGAAATTCTTTCAGAATGA